In Streptomyces hawaiiensis, one genomic interval encodes:
- a CDS encoding NUDIX hydrolase: MSDSTVPSLVVDDRGNAVAAFARGAEGTPPCDAPLPAALVAVWHADRVLMVFDRFRQRWELPGGRIEEGESLRQAATRELLEESGQEPSGPLQFIGYARLVLAPDRRVEYAALFAGCITDVRGFRANEEIAAIRWWDLREALPGGVQPLDAYLARLTRESGSGISHRSRRC; this comes from the coding sequence GTGTCTGACTCCACGGTCCCCTCGCTCGTAGTCGACGATCGAGGCAATGCTGTGGCCGCCTTCGCCCGCGGGGCAGAAGGAACGCCACCGTGTGATGCGCCACTGCCCGCGGCGCTTGTCGCCGTCTGGCACGCCGACCGGGTCCTCATGGTCTTCGATCGATTCCGTCAGCGCTGGGAACTGCCCGGCGGGCGCATTGAGGAAGGCGAATCTCTTCGGCAGGCAGCCACACGCGAGTTGCTGGAGGAGAGCGGCCAGGAGCCCAGCGGGCCGTTACAGTTCATCGGCTACGCACGCCTCGTACTGGCGCCCGACCGGCGAGTCGAGTACGCGGCATTGTTCGCAGGCTGCATCACCGATGTCCGGGGCTTCCGCGCCAACGAGGAGATCGCTGCCATCCGCTGGTGGGATCTCCGGGAAGCCCTCCCAGGAGGTGTCCAGCCTTTGGACGCCTACCTCGCCCGACTCACGCGCGAGTCGGGCTCCGGCATCTCCCACCGTTCACGGCGGTGTTGA
- a CDS encoding cysteine hydrolase family protein, with protein sequence MAHSALLVMDVQRSIVDRFDDGSGYLARLRDAVGAARAADLPLIYVVVGFRPGHPEISARNKTFGAAARSGAFTADDPGNEIHPDVAPRRGDIVVTKRRVSAFAGSDLEMVLRAGEIDTLVLTGIATSGVVLSTLRQAADLDFGLTVLSDGCLDPDPEVHRVLTEKVFPRQADVLSVAEWTGTLSV encoded by the coding sequence ATGGCCCACAGCGCCCTGCTCGTGATGGACGTCCAGCGGTCCATCGTGGACCGCTTCGACGACGGCAGCGGGTACCTGGCACGCCTGCGCGACGCCGTCGGCGCCGCCCGGGCGGCAGACCTGCCCCTGATCTACGTCGTCGTCGGCTTCCGCCCGGGCCATCCGGAGATCAGTGCCCGCAACAAGACCTTCGGCGCCGCCGCACGGTCCGGCGCGTTCACCGCCGACGACCCGGGCAACGAGATCCATCCCGACGTCGCCCCCCGTAGGGGCGACATCGTGGTCACCAAACGACGGGTGAGCGCGTTCGCGGGCAGCGACCTCGAGATGGTGCTCAGGGCGGGCGAGATCGACACCCTGGTCCTCACCGGCATCGCCACCAGCGGAGTCGTGCTCTCCACCCTGCGCCAGGCGGCCGACCTGGACTTCGGACTCACCGTCCTGTCGGACGGGTGCCTGGACCCCGACCCCGAGGTGCACCGCGTCCTCACCGAGAAGGTGTTCCCGAGGCAGGCGGACGTCCTCTCCGTCGCCGAGTGGACCGGCACGCTCTCGGTGTGA
- a CDS encoding MFS transporter encodes MDASIVIISLPAIFRGIGLDPLAPGNIGYLLWMILGYLLVSAVLVVVLGRLGDMFGRVRIYNLGFLIFACASVALSLDPFRAGAGALWLIVWRIVQAFGGSMLTANSAAILTDAFPARQRGMALGINQITALAGQFLGLLAGGLLAAVDWRAVFWVSVPVSVTGTVWSYLSLRETSAGKRGRIDWFGNVTFAAGAGILLAGITYGIQPYGGSATGWGNPWVLTGLFGGALLLTLFCLVESRLAEPMFQLSLFKVRAFAMGNLAALLTAIARGGLQFMLIIWLQGIWLPLHGYDFEDTPLWAGIFMVPLTVGFLIAGPLSGYLSDRFGARLFSTTGLLLVAGSFVGLLALPVNFDYGLFAALLLLNGLGQGMFSSPNTSSIMGSVPAEYRGVASGMRSTFQNSGTALSIGVFFSLMVSGLASSLPSTLSSGLQAHGVPAATAHQAASLPPVSTLFATFLGHNPIGQLLGSGGTLGQLTAAQRDTLTGHTFFPELVSGPFHHGLTIVFTVAAGMALVSALASALRGRHEPTDRPAPKAGPTATAGPGRTDSPADGHPAPPHRPTR; translated from the coding sequence ATGGACGCGTCCATCGTGATCATCTCGCTGCCGGCCATCTTCCGCGGGATCGGACTCGACCCGCTTGCCCCCGGCAACATCGGCTACCTGCTGTGGATGATCCTGGGCTACCTGCTGGTGTCGGCGGTGCTGGTCGTCGTCCTGGGCCGGCTCGGCGACATGTTCGGCCGGGTCAGGATCTACAACCTCGGATTCCTGATCTTCGCCTGCGCGTCCGTCGCCTTGTCACTCGACCCGTTCCGGGCCGGCGCCGGCGCCCTGTGGCTGATCGTGTGGCGCATCGTGCAGGCGTTCGGCGGTTCCATGCTCACCGCCAACTCGGCGGCCATCCTCACCGACGCCTTCCCGGCCCGCCAGCGCGGGATGGCACTCGGCATCAACCAGATCACCGCGCTCGCCGGCCAGTTCCTCGGGCTGCTCGCGGGCGGCCTGCTCGCCGCGGTCGACTGGCGTGCGGTGTTCTGGGTGAGCGTGCCCGTCAGCGTGACCGGCACGGTCTGGTCGTACCTGAGTCTGCGCGAGACGTCCGCCGGAAAACGCGGCCGCATCGACTGGTTCGGCAACGTCACCTTCGCTGCCGGCGCCGGCATCCTGCTCGCGGGCATCACCTACGGCATCCAGCCCTACGGCGGCAGCGCCACCGGCTGGGGCAACCCCTGGGTGCTCACCGGCCTGTTCGGCGGTGCCCTGCTCCTGACACTGTTCTGCCTGGTCGAGAGCCGCCTCGCCGAACCGATGTTCCAGCTGTCCCTGTTCAAGGTGCGGGCCTTCGCCATGGGGAACCTGGCCGCCCTGCTGACCGCGATCGCCCGCGGTGGCCTCCAGTTCATGCTCATCATCTGGCTGCAGGGCATCTGGCTCCCCCTGCACGGCTACGACTTCGAGGACACCCCGCTGTGGGCCGGCATCTTCATGGTGCCGCTGACCGTGGGTTTCCTGATCGCCGGCCCCCTCTCCGGCTACCTGTCCGACCGGTTCGGCGCCCGCCTGTTCTCCACGACGGGCCTGCTCCTGGTCGCCGGCTCCTTCGTCGGTCTGCTGGCGCTGCCCGTGAACTTCGACTACGGACTGTTCGCAGCCCTGCTGCTGCTCAACGGCCTGGGCCAGGGCATGTTCTCCTCGCCCAACACCTCGTCGATCATGGGAAGCGTGCCGGCCGAGTACCGGGGCGTGGCCTCGGGGATGCGCTCGACGTTCCAGAACTCGGGTACGGCCCTGTCCATCGGCGTGTTCTTCTCGCTGATGGTCTCCGGCCTGGCCTCGTCGCTGCCGTCGACGCTCAGCAGCGGCCTCCAGGCCCACGGCGTGCCGGCCGCCACGGCCCACCAGGCCGCTTCGCTGCCACCGGTGAGCACACTGTTCGCGACGTTCCTCGGCCACAACCCCATCGGCCAACTGCTGGGCTCCGGCGGCACATTGGGGCAGCTGACCGCAGCCCAGCGCGACACCCTGACCGGCCACACGTTCTTCCCCGAGCTGGTTTCCGGCCCCTTCCACCACGGGCTGACCATCGTCTTCACCGTCGCCGCGGGCATGGCCCTCGTCTCCGCGCTCGCCTCGGCCCTGCGTGGCCGCCACGAGCCCACCGACCGGCCCGCCCCAAAAGCCGGACCGACCGCGACGGCCGGACCCGGCCGCACGGACTCTCCCGCGGACGGCCACCCCGCACCGCCCCACCGGCCGACCCGGTGA